In Halobacteria archaeon AArc-dxtr1, the sequence AGACAAGCGATCGAAGAGTCGGGCTTCAACCTGCTCTTCGAGCACGGCGCCATCTCGAACTCCAGCGGTGAATCAGATGCGTCCAGCACTCCCGGACAGACTGAGACTGCTGTCAGCGTGGCGACGAACGGGAACCGCGTCCCGAATGCCGGTGGGGATCACGTTCCGGCGAGTGTCGGTTCGACACTTCTATTTAGCAGCCATAGAACATATCCATCAATATACCAACCGAGATATATTTCTTGGAGGCAGTTCCGCCGTTCGTGCTGAACGGTTGCGAAAAACGTTGATTCTCCGCCCAAAGAGCCGAAAAAGAGGCTACACGCGAAGGAGACAGGATGACCGTAACATCGTTCCACCACCACCATCTGGGAAGTTAGCAAATTCTTCGGATTTCCAGCTTTTTACCCCCTTTGGGAGGCGATTCGCCCATCCAGACGCAGTCCGTTATAGGAGACCTTAAAGACCAGACAACTATATTCGCTTAGTAGTATTGGTATCTGTGGGTTTTATCGAGACTGACGGCTGTATACCTCTCGAAAGGGGTCGGGAGTCACAGCGCAACCAACGGATGTCTAGTGGTGAAAATCCCCACTCGGACCCAAAATCCCCATTCGGATCGGCGACAGCCAAACCGATCTCGACAGGCACGCGTCGGAGGTACGCCACAGTCAGCGCCCACCGAGGCAGCGCTCGAACGCCCGGATGATCGCGGCGTGCGGTGCGCCGAACCGCAGGGGGAGGGCGATCAGGTCTCGAACTCGAATTCGGGGTCGCGATCGCGACTCGGATCTCGCCGTTCTTGCCGGTCGCGCCGGTTCTCAGCCTCTTGGCGCCACCGATCTGCATCCTCTACCGTCTCCGTCTCGAGCAGCCGCTCGAGTTTTTGCTCGAACTGCTCGTCTGTCAACTCGCCGGCCGCGTATCGATCGCGGAGGGTTCGAGGGCGTCCCGAGTCGTGGACTTGGATTTCTCAACCGTCCCATCCCCACCGACGTCGAGTCGCTCCCGCTCGTCTTCGTCCCACCACTCCTCGATGTCGGCCTCGTCGCCGTACAGCAACGCGACGAGCGGAACGACGACGATGTAGCCAAACAGCATGACCGCGAGCCAGAGCATGCCGGGAGTGGGCAGAAAGAGCAGTGCGAGCCAGATCCCGGTCACCACCAAAGAGGTAATCTCAGTGGCGTTATTTCGCAGTCGATCGGCTGGATCCTCACGCATACCTGTTCGTCGACGGTGCTACGCAAAAGGTATTTCTCACGCGAAATGACGGTCGCGGGCGAAATCGAGTTCTCGAACCGGGAGTCCGTGGCTACCCGAGAATCTCGCCGAGCGCGTCAAGCGCCGCCTCGCGGACGGCCTCGCGCTCGCCGGAGAGGAACTCGACGTGGCCGTCGTGGCCGCCGACGACGCGGACGCCCGCGTCGGGGACGGCCTCGGCGATCGCGTCGCCGAGATCGCGCACATCGACCGGCTCGGTCGCACGGACGCGGAGTTCATCGGTGTCGACGCCGATGGTCGCGAACGGCTCGTCGTCGCGCTGATCGCGGTGGAGCGCGTCTAACAGCAGGTCGGTCGTCGGGAAGTCATAGCGGTGGGTGAACTCTCCCGTATCGAGGACGACGGCGCTGAGATCGCCGACGGTCTCGGTGTCGGCGTTTCGTCGGGCCGTCTCGAGTTCGGCCTCGAGCTTGTCGCGGAACTGCTCTGAGACGTGGGCAGCGAGGTCGCCGTCCCGAGAGGGAGAGGACTCGTCGCCGAACAGCAGGTCGCCGACGAGTTCGCGCTTGTCCTTGTACGACTGGTAGTACGCCTCGAGCGCGACGGCTTCCCGGCGCTCTGCGAGGGCGGTCTCGTCGTAGCCGGCGTCAGCTGCGAGTTCGCGGTAGACGTCGGGGGTGTCCTCCCAGTAGCTCACCGCAGGCAGGTGGACGAGGTCGTCGCGACTGTCGGCGTCGACGAGGCCTGCGAGGGTCGCGGCCAGCGCGGTCGTCGTCAGCTCCGAGACGTCGACGTCGGCGAGCGATGGCGCGACGGTCAGCGAGACGGTGTCGGTGATCGCTGCGTCGGCGCGACTGTCGTCGACGACGATCGCGTCGGCGCCGTACAGCGAGAGGAGTTCGTAGCCGTCGACGGACTCGGCGGTCGAGCCCGAGTCGACAAGCACGACGAGGGGCAGCTGCTCGTCGTGGCGGTCGCGAGCCTCGAGCATCGAGGTGACGTCGTTCGTCGCGGCGTCCATGTCGTATACGCGTCCGTCGAGGGGACGGCGCTCGACGTAGTGGTAGGCGGCGTCCTCACGGGTGTGTTTCTCGCGAACCAGCGGGAGGACAGCGCGTTCGATCGCGGCACCCGCGACGTAGCCGTCTGCGGTCGCGCTGTGACGGATAACGATCGGACGCGTCTCGATGACTGCGCGGCGAATCGCCGTCGCGGCGTCGACGAGATCGTCCGAAACCGCTGCGACCGCGTCGTGGTCGGCCAGCAGGGAGGCGTCTTTGGGTTTGGCAGCCGACTCCAGGGACTGCTCGAGGCGATCTCGAACCGTCGCAGCGTCCTCGTCGTCGAGGATCTCGAGCGTCTCGGTCTCGACCTGGAGGTCGCCGTAGTGGCGCTCGACCTCGCCTTCGACGGCGATCTCGTTGCCGGTTTCGGCGTCGGGGTAGGCCCGGACGCCGGCTTCTTCGAAGGCGGCGACCTCGACAGTCCCGGTCTCGTCGCGAAGCTCGAAGACGGTCGGGCCGGCGGTCTGTCTCACGCTCGTGATCTCGCCTTCGAGACGCACGACGGTGCCGACCTGGGAATCGATGGCGTCGACGGTCGTTCGGTTGAGCGCCGGTTCGTCGTCGGCATCGTCAGCCGACTCAACCGTGTCGTCTGTCGTCTCGGGGACAGCCTGAACGGCTGTGTTCCCGCCGTTCGCGGCAGTCTGATCGGACTCGTCAGCGGCTGCGTCCGAATCAGTTACATCTGCCGCGACGGTCTCGGACGAGGCGTCGTCGCTCGACGCATCGGAGTCGGTCTCGTCGGCGTCGCTCGACTCGGACTCCTGGCTCCGTCTTGAGGGTGCGTTGCTGGTCGCCTCAGCTTCCTCCTCGTCCTCGGGGAGTCGGTCCTCGGAGCCGGTGTCGACGAGGTCGCCACGGAAGTCCCGCTCGCGCTGGCGGATCGACCAGCCGAGGTCGACGTTGCCGTTGTCACGAACGGAGAGTACCTGGACGAACACCGTGTCGCCGGGCTCCCAGTCGAGACTCTCGAGTCGCTGGTCTAGCTTGCTTCTGTGCAACAGGCCGGTGACGTGATCGCCGATATCGACGAAGACGCCGAAGTCGGCGTAGCCGTCGACGGTTCCCCGGTAGTACCGATCGGGGGTGAGCTGCGAGGCGGAGTTGCCGCGAAAGTCGAACGCAACGTCCTCCTCGTGGACTCCACAGACGAAACCGTCCACGGACGTGCCGCAGATGATACAGTTACCCATCTACGTGTAGCAAGCAGGTTCGGCCTAAAACGGTTGTCGGAATGCGCTGGCGAGCCAGTGTGGGTGGCAATCAGTCGAAAATCGCCGACTCGTCTTCGAGTTTCGCCACGTCATCGACGATTTTCTCGACGTGTTCGGGAAACAACGAGATCTGAATCTCGTTTCCATCGTCGTCTTCGAAGACGAGTTTGACACGCTTGTCGCCGAACGCGCGCGCTTCGGCCTCAGTGACGTCGAACAGCTTGGCAGTCGCCGACTTGTTAGTCGGCCCGACGTTCTTGATCGACCCCTCGTTCAACTCAACCATGAAGTCCTCGAGCGTGAGCGCGAGCATGGTCGAGATAGCGCGGCCGGGTAGAAAGTCGTCCCGGGTTCGACGTGGCGGAGTGGCGCACAACCAGCCGCGCCACCGGCTGAGCCGGCGGCGCGACCACCCGGTGAAATCGTCGCTGGCACCCAACTTTAAGGACACATCGCGAGAACGTCGACCCGTATGCAACTGACCTGGCACGGCCACTCGACGTGGTCAGTGACCGTCGGCGAGACCGACCTGCTGATCGATCCCTTCTTCGACAATCCGAAGACGGACCTCGATCCGAGCGACGTCGAGACGCCGGACTACGTCCTACTCACCCACGGACACGCAGACCACATCGCCCACGCCGGGGAGTTCTCCGAGGCGACGCTGGTCGCGACGCCCGAACTCGTCTCCTACTGCCAGGAGGAGTTCGGCTTCGAGGACGCAGTCGGAGGAATGGGGATGAACATCGGCGGCACCGTCGAGTGTGGCGACGCCTACGTTACGATGCACCGCGCAGATCACACGAACGGCATCATGAGCGAGTACGACGTCGACGCCGGGATGCCCGGCGGGTTCATCATCTCTGACGCCGAGCCCTCGCCCGCCTCGGACGAAGAGAGTACGACGTTCTACCACGCTGGCGACACGGGACTGATGACCGAGATGATCGACGTCATCGGATCGTTCCTGGAGCCAGACGCCGCAGCGGTCCCGATCGGCGATCACTTCACGATGGGGCCGTGGCAGGCCGCCGTCGCGGTCGACTGGCTCGACGTCGACCACGCCTTCCCGATGCACTACGACACGTTCCCGCCGATCGAACAGGACCCCGCGGAGTTCGCCGAGAAGGTTTCCGAGGCTGGCAGCGACGCCGAGGTTCACGTCCTCGAGGCCGACGAGCCGTTCGAGTTGGCCTAAAGGACCACGGAACCGACGCCCGCCGTCGGGGAAACCCTCATGCCGTGGCCAGTCGAAACACGGTACATGAGCGATAGCTGGACGGATCTGATCGTCAGCGAGCGAATGCGCGTCGATCAGGAGTTCTCCTCACAGGTCGCGTCGTCGCGGTTCTCGAGCCAGGAGTGGAGCCTGGTCATGACCGCAACGGAGTTTCAGGTCGAGCACCCGGAGGATCCAGAGCGAGCACAGATCGTCGCCGACACCGGGAAGCTAGACGGGATCCTGCCGGAGCTCGAAACCGTCCGCACCCAGATGGGTGGGATGGGTGGCCCGCCCGGGAACGCGGAGTCGGGCGCATCGTCGTCGAGTGGCGGACTCCTCGACGCGATCGGGAGCGCGCTTGGCTTCGGCGGAGACGGCAGCGATGAATCCGGCAGTGGAGACGAGTACGCGGATGAGCGAGAGGCAGCAGAGCGACTCACAGCTGAGTACGCAGAGGCGCTCCAGGCGGAGCTAGAGGCCAACGGTCGGTGGGACGACGTACGGGAGGCGGCGGCTGGGAGCGGAAGAGCGGAGGCCGGCGATGCGGAGGCTGGCGATGGCGGCGACGGCTGAGGTCAGTCGCCGGCGTGAAAGAGCGTCCGCTCGCTGGCCTCGTAGATGTTGATCAACTCGACGATCAGTTCGTCGTACGATTCGTCCTCGACGCGCAGCGCGTCGAGGCGAGCTATCGTCTCCTCGTCGAGTTCGACTTGTGGCATACGAACGGGTACGACGCCAGCGTGCAAAAACACCGGGGGCGACCGTCCCCTCTCCCTCACCGTGACCGCGGGCGACCAGCCATTCCTCGACGGCGGCAAAATGCCCCCCATCACTGACCGGAGCCGCAGGAGCTATACGGCCGGTCCGTAAGGAACACAGTATGAGCCAGGAAGTCGACGAACTCACGCTCTCGATCAGCGCCGACGACCAGGAGACCGACGTCACCATCCCGACGGGACTCATCGACCTCGTCGCCGAGGAGGGACAGTCGGAAGCCGAGACGGTCGGGGACGTGACGCTGCTCGCGTTCGCCAGCCGCGCCCACCACATGGTCCACCACGGTGAGGACGCTGACGAGACACTGGCCGCCCAGGAAGAGCGCATCATGGAGCTGTTCGAGGAGCGCTTCGGCGTCACCTACGGCGAGGCGACTGGCCACCAGCACTGAACTGCGTCCGTTTTCCTCGAACTACAGTGCGGGAACCACTGACCCGGGAAGCGACGCGGCTACGTCGCCGGTATCGTCGCTGCCGGTCAGATCGTCGTCAGCGCCGTCGGAGTTTTCGCCGTCACCGTTTTCGACAGCGTCGCCATCGCCATCGGTCGCCACATCGGTGTCACCGCCATTAGCCGCCGCATCGGTTTCTCCGCCGTTAGTCGCCGCATCGGTGTCTCCGCCGTCGGTGGCTGCACCGTCGTCAGCGGTTCCCTCACCGGCACTTTCGTCGTCGGTGGCTCCATCGTCGACAGTTCCGTCATCGGTCTCTGTGGCCCCGTTCGCGTCGACTCCGTTCTCGTCAGTTTCGGTGGGCTCGTCTTCGCCGGTAGTCTCGGCTTCGCCATCCGCCTCATCTACCCCGTTCGCCTCGTCGGGATCGTCCTCGAGTGGCTCCTCGATCAGGACCGTCGCCTGATCCTCGTCCGTGGCGCTCGTGACGGAAGCGGTGTACTCACCCGGTTCCAGTTGCGTGGTGTCGAGGGCGAGTGAGACGGTCTGCTGCTCGCCCTCGTCGAGGGTGAGGTCGGCGTCGGCGAGCTGCTCACCGACTGAAAGCGAGAGCGTCTCGGTCGCCTCCTCGCCGCCGACGTTCTCGACGTCGACGTCGAGAATCACCTCCTCACCTTGCTCGGCAGGGTCAATCGGGTCGACGATATCGATGGCGAACTCGCCGGGCTCAGTTGGTGCGATCTCGCCGGCCGGCGGCGTCTGCGCCGACGCCGTCTCGGTGTGGTTGAACGCGCTCATGTCGACGACCCACTCAAGCTGTTCGTCGTCAGACTCTGGGGTCCACTCGACGGTGATCTCGTCAGCGCCGGAATCTAACTGCTGGGGCGGCTGGTCGTCAGTCGCGCCGTCGAACTCCCCGCCGGGGACGGCGGCGTCGTTTGGATTCTCGTAACTGAACGTGACTGCGATGGCGTCCCCGGTCTCCTGGGAGTTCTCGTAGGAGAGCGTCGGCAGCTCGGGCCGAATCTCGTCGAAGCACGCCGCAGTCTCCGGGTTCGAGTGGTCGATACCGGCGGTGAGGTAGGTCTCCTCCTCGGTCGTCAGCCCCGAGAGAACGGTGCCGAACGTGCCGTAGTCGGCGATCTCGACCAGAATCTCGTCTTCACCCTCGTCGATGGTTACGGACGAGGTCTCGCCGACCTCGAAGACGACGGTTCCGGTAAACGGCGCGTCGACGTCGTCGCCGAATACGACCCCGTCCTCGATCAGAGTGTTACCGTAGCCGGCAGTGTCGTAAAAGCCCGTGCTGGCGAATACGGGATCACCGTCTTCGAACGTTCCGGAGACCGTCGCGCGATCGCAGCTCTGGAACTCGACCGACAGCTCCTCGGGCGGCGCGTCGTACGCACCGGCTGGCTCCGTCTCAACGCGAACCGGCTCGTCGTAGGCGAAGTCTTCCATTGGGATCTCCCAGGCCAACACTTCGTCGTCGGAGTCGGGAGTCCACGCGACGGTGAACTCGTCTTCGCCAGGGGCGAGTTCCGCGGGCGGTTCGTCGGCGGTCGTTCCCTCGACGAACTCGCCGCCCGTGATCGGTGCGTCGTTGGGGTTCTCGTAGCCGAACGTCACGTCGAAGGCAGTTGTACCTGGGTCGTCGCCCTCATCCCCGTCTGCGTCGGCCGCCGTGCCGTTTTCGGCGGGCTGGACGTCCTCGACGGTGAGCGTCGGCTCCTCGGGCTGGATCTCGGCGCCGCAGTCGAGGTCATCCGGCGGCGAGGCGAGCGCCGATTCGGGCTCGTCAGCGGGACTGACCCACGGAACGATAAACGAGCCGAAGTTGCCCTCATCGGGGACTTCGATGACGACCGTCTCCTCGTCGACTTGCTCGACGTCTTCCTCCTCGCCGACTTCCATCACGACCGTCCCGGTGAAGGGTGCCTCGACCTCCTCGCCGGCGGTCACGCCGGTGTAGAACGCGTCGCCGGGTCCGATGGTGTCGTACCAGATCGTTCGCGGGTAGAGGTCGTCACCCTCCTCGAGCGTCCCCGAAATTTCGACGCGCTCGCAGCTCGTGTACTCGACCGACAGCTCCTCGGGTGGCGCCTCCTCGACGGTGTACTCGATCGTCTCGTTCGCGAGGACGTCCCCCTCGTCGGCGACGTCTCCGTCTCCCGCGGCAACGACGGACACGTCGACAGTGGTGTTGTCCTCGATCGGCGGATCGAGCGCGAGTGACTCGTTCTCGACCGGCTCGCCGGCGTCGACGGCGTCGCTCTCGACCGTCTCGTCGTCGTACTCGGCTGTGAGCCGGTACTCCACGGAGGCGTTCGCCTCGTCGACGACGAGTTCGGTTCCGTCACCGTCCTGATCCGAAACGGAGAGGGTTGCCTCGGGATCGTCGATCTCCTCGTCGACCGTGTAGAACGCTCCGTCGAGGATCGGAGCGCCGCCGGGTGTGACGTACGGATCGTCCTCGGCGCCGTCGGTCTCGGCGTACTGGAACGTCTCGTCGTCGGTGGTGTCGTGGTGGACGACCGCGACGATCGGACCGCTCGCCTCGATGGGCTCGTCGAGTTCGATCTCCACGTTCTCGTGGTCGCCGGCAGAGAGGTACCCCGAGGCACCGATCACTGCCTCGGGATCGGCGTCGGCGGCGACGCCGTCGTAGATCGCGACGAAGCCGCCCTCAGAGAGGGAGACGGAATCGACAGTGACTGTCGTACCGTTGCCGGTCTGGTCGGCGAGCGAGATCGAGGCTTCGCCCTCGCGTTCGTCTATTTGTTCGACCTTCTGGACGATCTCGATCTCGATCTGCTGGACGATTACGGTCGGATCGTCGACGCCCTCTGCGATCGCGTAGTCGGCGGTGTCGGCCGCGGTGTCGAAGGTTAGCGCCTGGAGCTGGGTGACGCTTATCTGCTGGTACTGGATCGCCCGGGGGAGTTCCTTGCTCGCACCGCTGGCGATGACCTGGATCTGCTCGACCGAGACCTCCTGGTGCTGGACGAGCACGCCGCCGGCGGCGCCCTCGGCGATGTACTGCACCTGCGTGGCGCTTACGGTCTGGCGCTGGAGGACGGCCCCCTCGCCGGCGCCGAACGAGGCCGCCTGAATCTGCTCGATTTCGACGATCTGATACTGGATCGCCGAGTCGACCGCGCCCGTGGCCGCGCCGGTCGCGGCCTTCTGGATCTGGGTCACCTCAACCTCCTGATATTGGACGATGACGCCCTGTGCACCGCCGTCGGCCGCAGCCTGGATCTGCTCGACCGTCGCCTCCTGGCTCTGGACGATCGCGCCGGTTGCGGCGCCGAAGGACGCCTCCTGGATCTGCGTGATCGAGATCCGCTGGACCTGCTCGACGTCGCCAGTCTGGAGCTGTTTCAGCGGCCCCTTGCCGGCGCCGCGGGCCGCGAACTGCGTCTGTTCGGCGCTTACGTCCTGCTTCTGGACGAGCGCGCCTTTGGCCGCACCGGTCGCGGCCTTCTGGACCTGTTTGATCGTGACCTGCTGGCGCTGCTCGACCGTGATCCGCTGATCCTGCTCGATCGCCTGCTCTGTCGTCCCGGCGAGCGCGCCCGCGGCAGCGCCCGCGGCGGCGTGCTGAGCGTGCTCGATCGTGACCTGCTGGCGTTGCTCTGCCGTGATCTTCTGGTACTGCTCGAGCGTACCGTACGCCGAGCCCTGCGCCGCTTCCTGAATCTTCGGTTTCTTCTCGACGTCCTTCGCCCCTGCCTCGCTCGCGGCGCCGGCCGCCGCGCCGAGCGTGGCGATCTGGATCTGCTCGACGGTGACGTGCTGGTACTGCGCGAGGCCGCCGTGGGCCGCCCCCCAGGTCGCACTTTGCATCTGGCTCGCGTTGACCGTCTGGTGCTGGGCCAGCGCGCCGTCGGTCGCGCCGCCGACGGCTGCCTCGACGTGCTCGGTTTCGATCTCCTGAACCTGCTCGACGTCGACCTCCTGGGCCTGCAGGAGCGAGCCGTGGACCGCACCAGCCGTCGCCGCCTGCACCTGCTCGACGTCGGCATCCTGGTGCTGGCTGACGGACTGCGTTGCGGCGTCAACAGCTGCAACACGCTGTTCCTGGGTTACCTCGACACCCTGGGACTGGACCAGTTCGATCCCCTCGTCGACTCCCGATTCGACCGCGTCCGCGGCGTCGTCGGAGAGGTCGTCGGTCTCACCGGTTGCACCCATTTCGATCGGGTCGTCGTCACCGGCATCGAAGACCGGTTGCCCCGTCTCGTTGGCGGCGAGCAACGTGGCGCCGTCAGCGGCCGGGGTGGTGCCAGCAGCCTCAGGGTTCGACGCGGCACCGTTTGGCGACTCCGCTTCGGCTCCGTTGTCACCGACGCCCGAACCCATCCCGCCGATTCCGCCGAGGAAGGGAAGCGCGAAGACGCTCGTCACCATCAAGACGGCAACGATGACCGTTCCGCCCGCGAGTGTGCGATTCATCGCCACCACCGACGGCACGCGAATCGCACCGATCGGGTCTCGACCGTCGTCGGCCGTCCCTCGGTCGGTCGGTCAACCGAAGCTGTCGACTGACCGCCACCCATTGTCGATCCGTCGACCGTGTCTAGAGACCACTCGGCTCCGTGAGCCACCGAAACACCGCCGTCTGTCACCCGCTTGCTGCCGTCTGTCGCCAGTTTACCGCCGTCTGTCGCCCGTTCCCACCCGACGGGGTCCGCGCGTGTAGTATCGAGACCCATCACTGCGGAGAAGGGGAACGATGACGCCCATAAGCGTCCCGTCCGTTCCATCCGCCGGACCGATACAATCGGAAATTACGTCGAGACGACCGTCACCGGTGAGCGACTGAACCGAGTCGACGCGGTCACACGGTACACCGAGATCGAACGGCGTCCTCGAACGAACTGAAGAGGAAAAACGGGACAAACTGACACGATCGTCGACAGTAATACATGGTTGGGATAGCCGGCGCGTTCGTCCACCGCAGCCTCGTAAACCGTTGTCTTGATAAGTGTTTACGGAGGCGATAACGTATGGAGACGAAAGACGAGACGGTCGATCCGGTCGACGGCGAGGTCGTCAGCTCCCTGGCCCGAGCATCGCTGCTCGCGGCGTTGATGGGGGCGACCGCCGGTGTCGTGATACCGATTTCGGCGGTTCCTGGGACGCTACAGATGCTCGTCGTCTTCCTCGCGGGGCTCTTTCTGGGCCCCGTCTGGGGGGCGATCTCGATGGTGTTGTACCTGGCCGCCGGGGCCGTCGGCGCACCGGTATTCGCTGGCTGGAGTGCAGGGCTGGGGAGCCTCGTCGGCCCGCACGGGGGGTTCCTGTGGGCGTTTCCCGTCGGCGCGTTCGTGGTCGGTGCTATCGTCCACCGAGGGCGAACGGTGCGCGATCCCGCGACAGTGTCGCGGCTCGTGATCGTCGCGGCGCTGCTCGTCGCGACGGTCGTCGTCTACGTCGGCGGCTTCGCGTGGTACGCCTGGGTGACCGAGACGTCGGTCGTCGAGGCGTTTACCATCGTCGCGCTGCCGCTACTTCCGGGTGACGTCCTCAAGATGCTGGCCGCACTGGCGATCGTCGAGAGCGGGCGTATCGACCCAACGCGGGGGTGAGAGGATGATCGAATTCCAGGACGTGAGCTACGAGTTCGACGAGGAGCCCGCGCTCGAAGCTGTCTCGCTGTCAATCGACGACGGCGAGGTCGTCGTACTGGCCGGCGCTAACGGCAGCGGGAAGACGACGCTCCTTCGCCACTGCAACGGCCTCCTGACACCGGATAACGGAGAGGTGCGCGTCGACGGCGTCGACGTTTCGGAGAACCCCGTCGCCGCGCGCACGCAGATCGGGATGGTCTTCCAACACCCCCAGGATCAGTTCGTTGCCGCGACCGTCGGCCACGACGTCGCATTTGGGCCCGAAAATCTCGGCCTCGAGCGTGCAGAGATCGATCGTCGGGTCGAGGCGGCGCTCGCAGCCGTCAATCTATCGGGACGCGAAGACGATCGCATTGAGTCCCTCTCGGGCGGCGAGCAGTCCCGAGTCGCTATCGCCGGTGCGCTGGCGATGGAGCCCGCCCACCTGTTGCTCGACGAGCCGTTTACCGGGCTCGACGAACCAGCCCGACAGTCGGTTCACGATCGGCTGGCAGCGCTCTCGGCGGGCGGGACGGGACTGGTGATCGCGACGCACGACCTCCGTGACGTACTGGCGATGGCCGACCGGGTCGTCGGCATGGACGACGGTCGGGTAGTCGTCGACGAACCGGCCAGCCGCGCTCGCGAGGCGCTCGGGTCACTCCCAGTTCGTGTCCCGCCACCGTGATGCTTCGCTACGAGCCTGGCGAGACGCTGGCCCACCGGCTCGATCCGCGATCGAAGCTGGCGCTCCAAATTGGCTTTACCGCGACCGCACTGGCACATACGAGCCCGCCCGCCCTGGTCGCGCTGACCGCGTTCACGCTGCTCGTGGTGACCGTCGCTGGCGTCCCCCTGCTCCGCTCGCTGTACGCGTTTCGGGTCGCGATCGTGATCCTCGCGGCTGCGCCAGTGATCTCGGTGGTGACGCTGGGTTCGCCGTGGATCGAGCCCGAAGCCGCGGTCGATCCCGCCCTGGCGAGCTACCGCGTCGTGTTGATCCTGCTGTTCAGCGCGGCGTACGTCCGGACGACGCCCGTTCGAGACTCGCGGGCGGCGATTCAGCTGACAGTACCCGGAAAGCCCGGACGTGTTCTCGGAATGGGAATCGCGCTCGTCTTCCGCTTTCTGCCGGTCCTCCAGGCGGACGTGAGTCGGATCCGAGAAGCGATGGCGGTCCGTCTGGGCTCCGAACGGGGGTTCGTCGACCGAGCAAGCCACATCGGGATCCTCGCGCTCGCAAAAACGTTCGACCGCGCGGATCGGCTCTCGATGGCGCTGCAGGCGCGGTGTTTCGCGTGGAATCCAACGCTCCCGCGACTTGCGTTCTCGCGACGTGACGTGCCGGTGCTAGCGATGGCGGCAGTACTGGCAGCGACGGCGGTCGTCTGGTAGCCACTCACAGTCCGAAACCGTATTTGGGACGGAGAACGAACGGACGGTTCGATGCCAGAGAGGGGCGCTCCCGAG encodes:
- a CDS encoding energy-coupling factor ABC transporter ATP-binding protein, translating into MIEFQDVSYEFDEEPALEAVSLSIDDGEVVVLAGANGSGKTTLLRHCNGLLTPDNGEVRVDGVDVSENPVAARTQIGMVFQHPQDQFVAATVGHDVAFGPENLGLERAEIDRRVEAALAAVNLSGREDDRIESLSGGEQSRVAIAGALAMEPAHLLLDEPFTGLDEPARQSVHDRLAALSAGGTGLVIATHDLRDVLAMADRVVGMDDGRVVVDEPASRAREALGSLPVRVPPP
- a CDS encoding energy-coupling factor transporter transmembrane protein EcfT; amino-acid sequence: MLRYEPGETLAHRLDPRSKLALQIGFTATALAHTSPPALVALTAFTLLVVTVAGVPLLRSLYAFRVAIVILAAAPVISVVTLGSPWIEPEAAVDPALASYRVVLILLFSAAYVRTTPVRDSRAAIQLTVPGKPGRVLGMGIALVFRFLPVLQADVSRIREAMAVRLGSERGFVDRASHIGILALAKTFDRADRLSMALQARCFAWNPTLPRLAFSRRDVPVLAMAAVLAATAVVW